One Halomonas sp. M4R1S46 genomic window carries:
- the ilvY gene encoding HTH-type transcriptional activator IlvY: MDMRPLKHFLTLADTLHFGRASEACHVSPSTLSRSIRQLEESLGVRLFERDNRHVVLTRHGQSFHAYARDTLEQWEQMRQSLMSEALTLTGEISIYCSVTASYSFLYDLLSEFRTRYPGIELKLHTGDPAQSMPRVLGGDEDMAITSRPRQLPEALAFKSLTRSPLVFIAPRDGAPWVPPDPRIPSADQWRDVPMVLSEAGLSREVSDTWFKALGVTPRIYAQVAGHEAIVSMVGLGFGIGVVPRIVLEASPLVERVRILPVKPELPHYDVGLCVLNRRLKSPLISALWDEVEERG; encoded by the coding sequence ATGGACATGCGCCCCCTCAAGCACTTCCTGACCCTGGCCGACACCCTGCACTTCGGCCGCGCCAGCGAAGCCTGCCACGTCAGCCCCTCGACCCTCTCCCGCTCGATCCGCCAGCTCGAGGAGAGCCTCGGCGTGCGGCTCTTCGAGCGCGACAACCGGCATGTGGTGCTGACCCGCCATGGACAGAGCTTTCACGCCTATGCCCGGGATACCCTGGAACAGTGGGAGCAGATGCGCCAGTCGCTGATGAGCGAGGCGCTGACCCTTACCGGCGAGATCAGCATCTACTGCTCGGTCACCGCCAGCTACAGCTTCCTCTACGACCTGCTCAGCGAGTTCCGCACCCGCTACCCCGGCATCGAGCTCAAGCTGCACACCGGCGACCCGGCCCAGTCGATGCCCCGGGTGCTGGGCGGCGACGAGGACATGGCGATCACCTCTCGTCCCCGCCAGCTGCCCGAGGCTCTGGCCTTCAAGTCGCTGACTCGCTCGCCGCTGGTGTTCATCGCCCCGCGGGACGGGGCGCCCTGGGTGCCGCCCGACCCGCGGATCCCCAGCGCCGACCAGTGGCGGGACGTGCCCATGGTGCTCTCCGAAGCGGGGCTGTCCCGGGAGGTCAGCGACACCTGGTTCAAGGCCCTCGGGGTGACGCCGCGGATCTATGCCCAGGTCGCCGGGCACGAGGCCATCGTCAGCATGGTGGGCCTGGGGTTCGGGATCGGCGTGGTGCCGCGCATCGTGCTGGAGGCGAGCCCGCTGGTGGAGCGCGTACGCATCCTGCCGGTCAAGCCGGAACTGCCCCACTACGACGTGGGCCTGTGCGTGCTCAACCGCCGCCTGAAGAGCCCGTTGATCAGCGCCCTGTGGGACGAGGTCGAGGAACGCGGCTGA
- the ilvC gene encoding ketol-acid reductoisomerase — MRVYYDKDCDLSLIQGKQVAIVGYGSQGHAHANNLKESGVDVTVALRPGSSSAAKAEAAGLKVASVEDAAKAADVLMVLAPDENQKAIYEQQIAPNLKQGATLAFAHGFNIHYNQVEPRADLDVIMIAPKAPGHTVRSEFVRGGGIPDLIAIHQDASGGAKELALSYAAAIGGGRSGIIETTFKDETETDLFGEQAVLCGGAVELVKAGFETLTEAGYEPEMAYFECLHELKLIVDLMYEGGIANMNYSISNNAEYGEYVTGGEVINDQSREAMRNALKRIQTGEYAKMFINEGNSNYPSMTARRRLNAEHPIEQVGEKLRAMMPWIAANQLVDKSKN, encoded by the coding sequence ATGCGCGTTTACTACGACAAGGACTGCGATCTCTCCCTCATCCAGGGCAAGCAGGTGGCCATCGTGGGCTATGGCTCCCAGGGCCACGCCCATGCCAACAACCTGAAGGAGTCCGGTGTCGACGTCACCGTCGCGCTGCGCCCGGGCTCCTCCTCCGCGGCCAAGGCCGAGGCCGCCGGCCTCAAGGTCGCCTCCGTGGAAGACGCCGCCAAGGCCGCCGACGTGCTGATGGTGCTGGCGCCGGACGAGAACCAGAAGGCCATCTACGAGCAGCAGATCGCCCCGAACCTGAAGCAGGGCGCCACCCTGGCGTTCGCCCACGGCTTCAACATCCACTACAACCAGGTCGAGCCGCGCGCCGACCTGGACGTGATCATGATCGCGCCCAAGGCGCCGGGCCACACCGTGCGTTCCGAGTTCGTCCGCGGCGGCGGCATCCCGGACCTGATCGCCATCCACCAGGATGCCTCCGGTGGTGCCAAGGAGCTGGCCCTGTCCTACGCCGCCGCCATCGGCGGTGGTCGCAGCGGCATCATCGAGACCACCTTCAAGGACGAGACCGAAACCGATCTGTTCGGCGAGCAGGCGGTGCTGTGTGGCGGCGCCGTCGAGCTGGTCAAGGCCGGTTTCGAGACCCTGACCGAAGCCGGTTATGAGCCCGAGATGGCCTACTTCGAGTGCCTGCACGAGCTCAAGCTGATCGTCGACCTGATGTACGAGGGCGGCATCGCCAACATGAACTACTCCATCTCCAACAATGCGGAGTATGGCGAGTACGTGACCGGCGGCGAGGTCATCAACGACCAGTCCCGCGAGGCCATGCGCAACGCGCTCAAGCGCATCCAGACCGGCGAGTACGCCAAGATGTTCATCAACGAGGGCAACAGCAACTACCCGTCGATGACCGCGCGTCGCCGCCTCAATGCCGAGCACCCCATCGAGCAGGTCGGCGAGAAGCTCCGCGCCATGATGCCGTGGATTGCCGCCAACCAGCTGGTCGACAAGTCCAAGAACTGA
- the pssA gene encoding CDP-diacylglycerol--serine O-phosphatidyltransferase produces the protein MSQDPRNREHETDEASDDDLAATFVRESEVVEEAVEDGKKVRRKGIYLLPNLFTTSALFSGFFAVVAAINGDFTAASIAIFIAMVLDGLDGRVARLTHTQSAFGAEYDSLSDMLSFGVAPGLVAFTWILQDVGKTGWVVAFLYVACAALRLARFNVQLGSVDKKWFIGLPSPSAAAVVAASVWTFHSFDADAFGFKLLMLFLVGAAGILMVSNIRYYSFKDVDLKGPVPFVMLLAIVLGFVVISIEPSVMLLLLFGTYVASGPVLAVWRKLRKTP, from the coding sequence ATGAGCCAGGACCCCCGCAACCGCGAGCACGAGACGGACGAGGCAAGTGACGACGACCTGGCCGCGACGTTCGTCCGCGAATCCGAGGTGGTCGAAGAGGCCGTGGAAGACGGCAAGAAGGTGCGCCGCAAGGGCATCTACCTGCTGCCCAACCTGTTCACGACCTCGGCGCTGTTCTCCGGGTTCTTCGCCGTGGTCGCCGCCATCAACGGCGATTTCACCGCCGCCTCGATCGCCATCTTCATTGCCATGGTGCTGGATGGCCTGGACGGTCGCGTGGCCCGCCTGACCCATACCCAGAGCGCCTTCGGCGCCGAGTACGACAGCCTCTCCGACATGCTGTCCTTCGGCGTGGCGCCGGGGCTCGTGGCCTTCACCTGGATCCTCCAGGATGTCGGCAAGACCGGCTGGGTGGTGGCCTTTCTCTATGTGGCCTGCGCCGCCCTGCGCCTGGCGCGCTTCAACGTCCAGCTCGGTAGCGTCGACAAGAAGTGGTTCATTGGCTTGCCGAGTCCCTCGGCGGCGGCGGTGGTGGCCGCCAGCGTCTGGACCTTCCACAGCTTCGATGCCGATGCCTTCGGCTTCAAGCTGCTGATGCTGTTCCTGGTGGGGGCCGCCGGCATCCTGATGGTCAGCAATATCCGCTATTACAGCTTCAAGGATGTCGACCTCAAGGGGCCGGTGCCCTTCGTCATGCTGCTGGCCATCGTGCTCGGTTTCGTGGTCATCTCCATCGAGCCGTCGGTCATGCTGCTGTTGCTGTTCGGTACCTACGTGGCTTCCGGTCCGGTACTGGCGGTGTGGCGCAAGTTGCGCAAGACCCCCTGA
- a CDS encoding carbonic anhydrase, whose product MIRRHLTVPAVAFASVLITLPAVAGDGASWSYTADRGPEHWAELSPDYAACGMGHNQSPVDIATPLEASLDGPSIEYSQTGRQVRHDGHTLKVTFPPGNAIVYEGERYRLRQLHFHAPGEHHLHGQALPMEAHLVHEAEDGRLAVLALLFEEGQVEPALEALLRQAPATPGQQVTLDAGLEADALLPDTAEYYRLNGSLTTPPCSEGVLWLVAKAPLSASETQLQAMSRLLGEANNRPLQPLNARRVLE is encoded by the coding sequence ATGATCCGACGTCACCTGACGGTCCCCGCCGTCGCCTTTGCCAGCGTCCTGATCACCCTTCCGGCCGTCGCCGGCGACGGTGCGTCCTGGTCCTACACCGCCGATCGAGGCCCGGAGCACTGGGCCGAGCTGTCCCCCGACTATGCCGCCTGCGGGATGGGCCACAACCAGTCGCCGGTCGATATCGCCACTCCGCTGGAGGCATCGCTGGACGGCCCATCCATCGAGTACTCGCAGACTGGCCGCCAGGTGCGCCACGATGGGCATACGCTGAAGGTCACCTTCCCGCCGGGCAATGCCATCGTGTACGAGGGCGAGCGCTATCGGCTGCGACAGCTGCACTTCCACGCTCCCGGCGAGCACCATCTGCACGGCCAGGCCCTACCGATGGAGGCCCACCTCGTGCACGAGGCCGAGGATGGCCGCCTGGCCGTCCTGGCGCTGCTCTTCGAGGAGGGCCAGGTCGAGCCGGCCCTGGAGGCCCTGCTGCGCCAGGCTCCCGCGACGCCCGGACAGCAGGTGACGCTCGACGCGGGGCTCGAGGCCGACGCCTTGCTGCCGGATACGGCGGAGTATTACCGACTGAACGGCTCCCTGACGACGCCGCCCTGTTCGGAGGGCGTCCTCTGGCTGGTGGCGAAGGCCCCCCTGTCGGCCAGCGAGACCCAGTTGCAGGCCATGTCCCGGCTGCTGGGCGAGGCCAACAACCGGCCGCTGCAGCCGTTGAACGCGCGCCGGGTCCTCGAGTAG
- a CDS encoding Tim44 domain-containing protein — protein MRHLLIMLVVGVLGFGLAVDHADARRLGGGKSFGSYSRSADSATATPPRATGTTTGQRKPSSGLSRFAGPFAGMLAGGLLASLFFGGAFDELRLFDLLLIGGAIFLLVRLFARRRPSLAGGPASSPQAPQGQPQAFQASAPGSASGLAAEPAWFDRERFLGGAKEHFMTLQRAWDNNDVSQIQDYVTPELYNLLRQERDQHPANNHTEIVRLFAELGSVQELGNQAEATVLFHGVIAENGEQNAFNETWHLVRELRDGAPWYVQGIEQNPGA, from the coding sequence ATGCGTCACCTTCTCATCATGCTCGTCGTCGGCGTCCTGGGCTTCGGCCTGGCCGTCGATCATGCCGACGCTCGCCGCCTGGGAGGCGGCAAGAGCTTCGGCAGCTATTCCCGCTCGGCCGACTCCGCCACCGCCACGCCCCCTCGCGCCACCGGCACCACTACCGGCCAGCGCAAGCCCTCGAGCGGCCTGTCGCGCTTCGCCGGCCCCTTCGCCGGGATGCTGGCCGGCGGCCTGCTGGCGTCGCTGTTCTTCGGTGGCGCCTTCGACGAGTTGCGCCTGTTCGACCTCCTGCTGATCGGTGGCGCGATCTTCCTGCTGGTGCGCCTGTTCGCACGACGCCGCCCGTCCCTGGCCGGCGGGCCGGCCTCCTCCCCCCAGGCGCCGCAGGGCCAGCCGCAGGCCTTCCAGGCCAGCGCCCCGGGCAGTGCCAGTGGTCTCGCTGCGGAACCGGCGTGGTTCGATCGCGAGCGCTTCCTGGGCGGCGCCAAGGAGCACTTCATGACCCTGCAGCGCGCCTGGGACAACAACGACGTCTCGCAGATCCAGGACTACGTCACCCCCGAGCTCTACAACCTGCTGCGCCAGGAGCGTGACCAGCATCCGGCCAACAACCACACCGAGATCGTCCGCCTGTTCGCGGAGCTGGGCAGCGTCCAGGAACTCGGCAACCAGGCCGAGGCCACCGTGCTCTTCCATGGCGTCATCGCCGAGAACGGCGAGCAGAACGCCTTCAACGAGACCTGGCACCTGGTGCGCGAGTTGCGCGACGGGGCCCCCTGGTACGTCCAGGGCATCGAGCAGAATCCCGGCGCCTGA
- a CDS encoding isochorismatase family protein: MRLKREASLLLIVDLQAGLLPVIDGGDQAVSEAGWLGGVAEALDVPVWLTEQYPAGLGGTAPGLLDALGEHRRWEKVHFNAHAETEFARALVESGRHQVVLCGAEAHICVLQTGLALLEAGYEVAWLAEATASRRHEEAALARRRMAQAGALMVSADMVAYEWLERCDDAAFKDVHRRFLKGRSARPLRFF; the protein is encoded by the coding sequence ATGCGCCTGAAACGGGAGGCGAGCCTGTTGCTGATCGTCGATCTGCAGGCCGGGCTGCTGCCGGTGATCGATGGCGGAGACCAGGCGGTCAGCGAGGCGGGCTGGCTGGGAGGCGTGGCCGAGGCCCTGGACGTGCCGGTGTGGCTCACCGAGCAGTATCCGGCCGGGCTGGGCGGTACCGCGCCCGGCCTTCTGGACGCGCTGGGCGAGCACCGGCGCTGGGAGAAGGTGCATTTCAATGCCCACGCCGAGACGGAGTTCGCCCGGGCGCTGGTCGAGAGCGGGCGTCACCAGGTCGTGCTGTGCGGTGCCGAGGCGCATATCTGCGTGCTGCAGACCGGCCTGGCCCTGCTCGAGGCCGGCTACGAGGTGGCCTGGCTGGCGGAGGCGACGGCGAGCCGGCGCCACGAGGAGGCGGCGCTGGCCCGACGGCGGATGGCACAGGCCGGCGCCCTGATGGTCAGCGCCGACATGGTCGCCTATGAATGGCTGGAGCGCTGTGACGATGCCGCCTTCAAGGACGTCCACCGGCGTTTTCTCAAGGGGCGCTCGGCGCGCCCCCTGCGCTTCTTCTAG
- the yaaA gene encoding peroxide stress protein YaaA: MLSVISPAKTLDFETPATTAHHTQPDFLTRSRELIGILRDLSPQQISELMGVSDKIAGLNAARFAEWQTPFTPDNAKPAAQAFQGDVYAGLEADRFDDDDNAFAQDHLRILSGLYGLLRPLDLIQPYRLEMGTKLANPAGKDLYAYWKEELTTALDRAVADSGSPVLVNLASNEYFKAIDAKRLQARVVTPVFKDEKNGQYKIISFYAKKARGLMAAWMIRQRLDDAEALKDFDVAGYRFNAALSEGDTLVFCRDERDR; the protein is encoded by the coding sequence ATGCTCAGCGTGATCTCGCCCGCCAAGACGCTGGACTTCGAGACCCCGGCTACGACCGCCCACCATACCCAGCCGGACTTCCTCACCCGCAGTCGCGAGCTGATCGGCATCCTGCGCGACCTCTCCCCCCAGCAGATCAGCGAGCTGATGGGGGTGAGCGACAAGATCGCCGGGCTCAACGCGGCCCGTTTCGCCGAGTGGCAGACGCCCTTCACCCCGGACAACGCCAAGCCGGCGGCCCAGGCCTTCCAGGGCGATGTCTATGCGGGGCTCGAGGCCGATCGCTTCGATGACGACGACAACGCCTTCGCCCAGGATCACCTGCGCATCCTCTCCGGCCTCTACGGCCTGCTGCGCCCGCTGGACCTGATCCAGCCCTACCGCCTCGAGATGGGCACCAAGCTGGCCAACCCGGCCGGCAAGGACCTCTACGCCTACTGGAAGGAAGAGCTGACCACGGCCCTCGACCGGGCGGTGGCCGACAGCGGCAGCCCGGTGCTGGTCAACCTGGCCTCCAACGAGTACTTCAAGGCCATCGATGCGAAGCGGCTGCAGGCCCGGGTCGTCACCCCGGTGTTCAAGGACGAGAAGAACGGCCAGTACAAGATCATCAGCTTCTACGCCAAGAAGGCCCGGGGACTGATGGCCGCCTGGATGATCCGCCAGCGCCTGGACGACGCCGAGGCGCTAAAGGACTTCGACGTGGCGGGCTACCGCTTCAACGCCGCTCTCTCCGAGGGCGATACCCTGGTGTTCTGCCGCGACGAGCGCGACCGCTGA
- a CDS encoding NADP(H)-dependent aldo-keto reductase — protein sequence MQTRPLGTTGIDVSRLCLGTMTFGEQNTEAEAHEQLDRAVAFGINFIDTAEMYPVPPRAETQGRTEAYIGSWLKARGSRDDVIIATKASGPGLEHIRGGPRLTREHLHRAIDDSLARLQTDYVDLYQLHWPDRRTNYFGRLGYQHDEEEDATDLEESLSALQELLQAGKVRAVGLSNETPWGVMRALHLAGTLGLPRVASVQNPYSLLNRSFEVGLAEIAHRESVGLLAYSPLAFGKLSGKYLDGARPANARLTLFERFQRYNTPLADEATRAYVELAREHGLDPAQMALAFVNSRRFLTSNIIGATTMDQLESDLASESLRLEDDVLDAIEAIHQRYPNPCP from the coding sequence ATGCAGACGCGCCCCCTGGGCACTACCGGTATCGACGTCAGCCGACTGTGCCTCGGCACCATGACCTTCGGTGAGCAGAACACCGAGGCCGAGGCCCATGAGCAACTCGACCGTGCCGTGGCCTTCGGCATCAACTTTATCGACACCGCCGAGATGTATCCGGTGCCGCCCCGGGCGGAGACCCAGGGGCGCACCGAGGCCTATATCGGCAGCTGGCTCAAGGCACGCGGCTCCCGGGATGACGTCATCATCGCCACCAAGGCCAGCGGCCCCGGCCTCGAGCACATCCGTGGCGGCCCCCGGCTGACCCGCGAACACCTCCACCGGGCCATCGACGACAGCCTGGCACGCCTGCAGACCGACTACGTCGACCTCTATCAGCTCCACTGGCCCGATCGCCGCACCAACTACTTCGGCCGGCTCGGTTACCAGCACGACGAGGAGGAAGACGCCACCGACCTGGAGGAGAGCCTCTCGGCGCTTCAGGAACTGCTCCAGGCCGGCAAGGTCCGCGCCGTGGGCCTGTCCAACGAGACCCCCTGGGGCGTGATGCGCGCCCTCCACCTGGCCGGGACCCTGGGACTGCCGCGGGTCGCCTCGGTGCAGAACCCCTACAGCCTGCTCAACCGCTCCTTCGAGGTGGGCCTGGCCGAGATCGCCCACCGCGAGAGCGTCGGCCTGCTGGCCTACTCGCCGCTGGCCTTCGGCAAGCTGTCCGGCAAGTACCTGGACGGGGCGCGGCCGGCGAACGCCCGCCTGACGCTCTTCGAACGCTTCCAGCGCTACAACACGCCCCTCGCCGACGAGGCCACCCGGGCCTATGTGGAGCTCGCCCGGGAGCACGGCCTCGACCCGGCGCAGATGGCCCTGGCCTTCGTCAACTCGCGCCGCTTCCTGACCAGCAACATCATCGGCGCCACGACCATGGACCAGCTCGAGAGCGACCTGGCCAGCGAGTCCCTGCGCCTCGAGGACGACGTCCTCGACGCCATCGAGGCCATCCATCAGCGCTACCCCAACCCCTGCCCCTGA
- a CDS encoding tetratricopeptide repeat protein, which yields MQQASSLFTRLEYRLAQQLFHTRWLPRSPRTQRLTMHLFQRCADAGHPAALSVYGHMLFHRGITPQDKARGARYVLEAAQGGDTRAQYQAGQIYEYGCALYPRRDDHAVTWYARAGEAGHALAAARLARAYRDGELGLPVDAERQAHWQTLADRFIGLDESLDTSEAGTRH from the coding sequence ATGCAGCAGGCATCATCACTGTTCACTCGGCTCGAGTACCGTCTGGCACAGCAGCTGTTCCATACGCGCTGGCTGCCGCGCTCGCCGCGTACCCAGCGACTGACCATGCATCTCTTCCAGCGCTGCGCCGATGCCGGCCATCCGGCGGCGCTGTCGGTGTACGGGCATATGCTCTTCCATCGCGGCATCACGCCCCAGGACAAGGCGCGGGGTGCCCGCTATGTGCTCGAGGCCGCCCAGGGCGGCGACACCCGGGCGCAGTACCAGGCCGGCCAGATCTACGAGTACGGTTGCGCCCTGTATCCCCGCCGCGATGACCATGCGGTGACCTGGTACGCTCGGGCCGGCGAGGCGGGACATGCCCTGGCCGCCGCGCGACTGGCCCGCGCCTACCGTGACGGTGAGCTCGGCCTGCCGGTCGACGCCGAACGCCAGGCGCACTGGCAGACCCTGGCCGATCGCTTCATCGGGCTTGACGAGTCACTGGACACGAGCGAAGCCGGAACGCGACACTAG